The following proteins are co-located in the Microcystis wesenbergii NRERC-220 genome:
- a CDS encoding RibD family protein: MNRPHTTVILAMSADGKIADAYQSAARFASATDKMRLEQHLSPMDAALFGANTLRAYHTSLPIRHGDFLAYRQQRGLSPQPIQIVCSYSGQLDPQMKFFQQPFPRWLITAAEKVAAWENRGLFELVLVCGDWKAIFSQFTVLGIKKLAILGGGELIASLLAEDLIDEIYLTICPLLLGGNKAATPLGGTGFMADSARKLQLLSVETVQEEIFLHYSLERDSHKSQN; encoded by the coding sequence ATGAATCGTCCTCACACCACCGTTATTTTAGCCATGAGTGCCGATGGTAAAATTGCCGACGCCTACCAGTCGGCGGCCAGGTTTGCCTCTGCTACCGATAAAATGCGTCTAGAACAACATTTATCCCCCATGGATGCCGCTTTATTCGGTGCTAACACCCTGCGCGCTTATCACACCAGTCTTCCTATCCGTCATGGCGATTTTCTCGCATACCGTCAACAACGGGGATTATCTCCGCAGCCGATACAGATCGTTTGTTCTTATTCAGGGCAGCTTGATCCCCAGATGAAATTTTTTCAGCAGCCTTTCCCGCGCTGGTTAATCACGGCAGCGGAAAAAGTGGCGGCATGGGAAAATCGGGGTTTATTTGAGCTTGTCTTAGTCTGCGGTGATTGGAAGGCTATTTTTAGTCAATTTACGGTTTTAGGTATTAAAAAGCTGGCGATTCTGGGAGGAGGTGAATTAATTGCCTCTCTTTTAGCTGAAGATTTAATCGATGAAATCTACCTAACCATTTGTCCGTTGCTGTTAGGAGGCAATAAAGCGGCAACTCCCCTGGGGGGAACTGGATTTATGGCTGATTCTGCCAGAAAATTACAACTTTTGAGCGTGGAAACCGTACAAGAAGAAATTTTCTTACATTATTCCCTTGAACGAGATTCCCACAAATCTCAAAACTAG